A stretch of DNA from Aurantiacibacter atlanticus:
AGGTCGATGCTGGTGACTTCGGCGAGCGTCGCGCGGTCGTCGGTCGCCATGCCGCGGCCATAGGCGGCCTGGACCGTGAGGATCTTGTACAAGGGCAGCGAAGCCACCTGCAGCAGTTCGATCTCGGCAGCGCCGATGGCGGTATCCTCGCGGATCGCTTCGACCATATTGCCGATCATGGTAGCCACCCGCGGGCGGATCGCTTTCGTAGAGGACAAGCTCAATTGCTGGAAGGTCGGGTTGAGGCAGAGATCGGGCTCGTCGCAGCGGAAGACCTGCACGCTCTGGCCCTGCGTCCCGTCGAGCAGCGCGGTTACCAGCGTCGAGGAGGCATCGCCCGCAAAAGGCACGAAGCTGCCCGGATCATCATCGCTCGGCGGTACGTAGATGACCGTGCCAATCAGCGTCATGGCATATTCGGCGAGGTCGCGGTCAAAGGTCCCTCCAGGATTGAAGAAGGCAGACTCCTTCAGGACATGCCAGGTGTAGTTGCGCGGCACGCCGGGATTGACGTCCTCGAAATCGGTGCCGCCTGCATTGTTCGTACTCTCACGCTGGCCGCGCGTGCCGCAGCCATGCTTAGCGGCGGCGTAGTCGGTGAAGATGCCGGTCGAATTGCCGATCGCTTCACAGATCGCCTTGTCGGCGAGATCGCCTTGCGGCCAGACGCCGCCAACCAGACCTTGCGCCATTTCGCAGGAGTTGATCGACAGCTCGTTCATGAGCTGCGCCTTCTGGCTAAACTCCTGCATGATCTTGTTGCACTCGGGGCAGATGGTGTCGATCGCGAGGCTGAAGGCGAAACCCACCGCATTGTTGGCGACGGCTTTCAAGAGCGCGACCATTTCGCTGGCGTTGATGAAGGAGAAGGACCCGGCAAAGATGTCGATCCCGCCGCAGCCCGCGCGTGCACGTGGCAGCTGGAGATTGGCAATGTTGGTGGTCTTCTGGGGAAAGCGCGTCCAGACATTGCCCATGGAGTAGTAGCCTGCCGACTGACCTTCGAAGGCAGTGGGGCCGGTGACATTGGCGGCCGCGCCCATGTCGTCCATGAACCGGTCCATGCTGTTTCCGACGTCTTGGGCGGTCGCCGCCATCGGAGCCGTGGTCATGGCGAGAGCGCCCAGCGTGAGCGCGAGTGTTCCGATCCTAGTAGTCATGGCCTGCTTCCCTGGTGGTGAGGAGGTAGATGCGGTCCTGCAGCTCGTCGGCCGAGAGCACGCCGTAACCGATCGGGATCGGGCGGCGGGTCTCGCTGTCCCACAGGACGACCGCAGGGGTGATGCCGG
This window harbors:
- a CDS encoding conjugal transfer protein TraH, coding for MTTAPMAATAQDVGNSMDRFMDDMGAAANVTGPTAFEGQSAGYYSMGNVWTRFPQKTTNIANLQLPRARAGCGGIDIFAGSFSFINASEMVALLKAVANNAVGFAFSLAIDTICPECNKIMQEFSQKAQLMNELSINSCEMAQGLVGGVWPQGDLADKAICEAIGNSTGIFTDYAAAKHGCGTRGQRESTNNAGGTDFEDVNPGVPRNYTWHVLKESAFFNPGGTFDRDLAEYAMTLIGTVIYVPPSDDDPGSFVPFAGDASSTLVTALLDGTQGQSVQVFRCDEPDLCLNPTFQQLSLSSTKAIRPRVATMIGNMVEAIREDTAIGAAEIELLQVASLPLYKILTVQAAYGRGMATDDRATLAEVTSIDLLHAVLERISSEASRSMASFIAADEAKLTLWRAQVAEVRNQLASRQATGQARVTAIVQIIEKTAMIENMLAASMSPSMAAALDWSRGIQSRSIVP